The genomic interval CAGGTAGAGGCCGAAGAACTCGCCGCCTTGGGGACGGGGAGCCCGCATCACGTCGGAGAGCGCGGGCTTGTCGGCGGTTGCCGCGGCGGGGGCGGGAGTCTTCGCCCGGGCGGACGGCGCGCCCACCAGCAGGGCGGCCAAGGCCGCGAGGGCCAGGGACATCGGTCGGAGCGTGCGGGTCATCACGCCCCTTCTAACGGGGGAGGCGGCCAAAGTCTTCAACCGCCCCACACCCCGTGCGGTGGACTACAGCCGCTTGGTGAGGATGATGAGGTCGTCCCCCACCTTGTAGAAGTCGCGGATGCGCGCTTCCTCGCCGTACTTCATGGACGCGTAGAAGCCGCGCGTGGGGCCGTAGGCCTCCGTGGCGCTGGTCTCCACTCGGATGAGCCGGCCATTCCTCCGGCGCAAATCCCCCTCCATGGCGGACACCAACGCCGCGCCCACGCCCTGGCCTCGGACCTCCGGAGAGGAGGCAATCCAGTACAGGTCGTAGGTGTCCTCCGTCATCGGCGTGGGCCCGTAGCAGATGTAGCCCACGAGCTCGCCTTGGCGGTCCGCGACGAGGATGGCGTAGTCGGTGTTGCCGGGCGTCAGCGCGACGCCCACCAGTTCGATGGCGACCTCAACCTCCTGCGGCGAGAAGGTTTCGATCTTTCGAATCAGCGCGGCGAGGGGCTCCCGGTCCTTTCCTTCGATGGGACGGATGTCCATGGGCTCTTTCGGAAGCGACCTCCACCAGCCGGGCGGCCAGGGCGGGATAGTCCATGCCCGCGGCTGCGGCGGCCCTGGCGAACCCGGCGCTGGGATGGAGGTCGCAGTTGGGGTTGATATCGATGACGTAGGGCACGCCCTCCGGAGACACCCGAAGGTCGACCCTGCCGTAGTCCTGACAGTCGAGCGCTGCGAACGCTTCCAGCGCTACCTGCACACAGCGAGCTTCCAGCGCCGCATCCACCTGGCACGGCCCGGCGGGCGTATCCCGGTACTCGTCGGAGCCCTCCTCCCACTTGGCGCTGTACGACACGATGTTCGGCCGGTCCTCGAAGGACCGTCCGAAGTGGATTTCCGTCAACGGCAGCGCGCGTCGGGGCTGGTTGCCCAACAGCGGCACGTAGATTTCGCGGCCGGGAATGAACTGCTCCACCAGCGCGGGCTGGTGGAAGTTGCGCAGCACCGCCTCGCAGGCGCGCACCAGCGCGGAGCGCTCGTAGACGACGGAGTCGCCCGTCACGCCGACGCTCGCGTCCTCGCGCGCGGGCTTCACGATGAGCGGCCAGGGCAGGTCCACGGCCAGGGCGTCCTCGAGCCGCTCCACCACCCGGAAAGCGGGCGTGGACACGCCTCGGGCGCTCAACACTTCCTTGGCCTTGGGCTTGTGCAGCGCCAGCCCCAGCGACAGGGCGGACGAGCCGGTGTACGCCATGCCCAGCGCGTCCAGGAGGCACGGGACGGCCATCTCTCCCCGGCTGTCGGCGGCGAGCGACTCGCAGAGGTTGACGACCAGGTCCGGCTGCCGGCGGCGCAGCGTGTCCACGAAGTCCAGCCGGTCTCCCTCGACGGCGAGTGGCTCGGCGACGGTGTCGCCCCGGGTGAGGGCCTCGGAGAGCGCGGCGGCGACTCGCACCACGTCCTCTCGGGCCTCCCGTCCCGGGTCATCCTGGAGGAGCTCGTGGTCGCGGTTGTGCAGCAGAATGATGTGCATTCGGAGGTGCCGGGAGGGTTACCACGTCCCCCGGCCCCAGCCCAGTCCACAGGTGACGGTTGGTTACCTCCTGGGCTACCTCCCGGAAGGGCTTGAAGTACGGTGGACTACCTCCGGTGGGGGTATCCAGGAGTATGGAAAGGGCATCATGCGCATCCGCGACCCCATCCACGGCACCATTCCGGTCAGTGACTCGGAAAAGGCCGTCATCGACAGCCGCCACTACCAGCGGCTGCGGTACGTCCGTCAGCTCGGATTCGGGGACCTGGCCTTCCCCGGCGCCACGCACACCCGCCACATCCATTCCCTGGGCGCCATGCATGTCGCCGCGCGAGTGTTCAGCGCGGTGGCCTCCCGCTCCTCGCTCCCCGAGGACGTGCGGGAGCGCTTCAGCACGGCCGTGCGCCTGGCGGTGCTCTGTCACGATTTGGGACACATGCCGCTGTCGCACGCCTCGGAGCGCATCGCTCCCAAGCGCTCGCTGTTGCGGCTGCCCGGCTGGCTGGATTCGGTGGCGGAAGGGGAGCAGGCGACACACGAGGACTTCACCGCGAAAATCCTCCTGGACAGTCAGCTCACGCCCATCATCGAGCGCGAGTTCAACGGCCGGGGCATCTCCCCCATGGCCGCGGTCGCGCTGATTACGGGCGCGAAGCCGCCCAAGGACCCGGGCTTCACGTGGCAGGGCGTGGACTGGACGCCGCTGCTGCGCGCCATCGTCTCCGGAGAGCTGGACGCGGACCGCATGGACTACCTGCTGCGTGACTCCTTCTACACGGGCGTCAACTACGGCCGGTACGACATGGATTGGATCATCAACAACCTCAATCCCGCGGTGAAGGATGGCCGCGCGTACCTCGCGCTGAGCCGGGCGGCGGCGTTCGCGTTCGAGGACTTCCTGCTCAGCCGCTACCACATGTTCGTGTCGGTGTATCTGCACCACACGTCTGTGAGCTTCGACCACATGCTGCGGCGCTACTACGAGGAGTCGCCCGGCGAGTTCGAGATTCCCGCCGACCCGGAGGCGTTCCTGCTCTGTGACGATTCGGCGCTCTGGTACACGCTGCGCCGCTCACGCAACCGCTGGGCCCAGCGCATCATCACCCGACAGGGCTTCAAGCTGCTCGCGCAGTTCACCGAGCGGGACGCGGGCTACGATTTGGAAGTGCTGCGCGGCGCGTTGGTGTCCTCGGGCTTCGAGCACTACGTCGTCGAGTCCGTGAATGTGCTCAGCAAGTACACCTCGGGGCATGGGAACAGCAGCGGGCCCAGCCTGTTCATCATCGACGCGTCCACGGGTCGGTTGACGGAGGTGGCGCGATACACGCCGCTGTATCAGCGCTACAGTGGCGCGGTGCGCCTGACGCGACTGTATGTGCGGCCGGACCAGTCCCAGGCGGCACACGAGCTGATGGGCCAACTGCTGGGCCAGGCGGGGCAATCATGAGCGAGCGACTTGCGAATCTGGGTCTGGGTCTGGACTTCAGTCACGTGCCCAGCGAGCCCCGAGGCTCCGCGGTGGCGCTGTTGTACCGGCGCGTGGTCGCGGGCGTGGAGGTGTACTGGGTGAAGCGCGGCAAGGCGCTGGCCTTCGCGGGCGGCTTCTATGCGTTCCCCGGAGGCAAGCTGGACGCGGCGGACGCGGAGGTCCCCGTGCAGGGCGCCACGGGAGAGGAGGCCGCGCTGCGTTCGGCCGCCGCGCGTGAGCTCTTCGAGGAGGCGGGCGTGCTCGTCGCCGAGGGCGCGGAGGCGCTCTCCCAGACGAGGCTGGATGCCCTGCGCAAGTCGCTGCTCGCGGGGCAGCTCGGCTGGGGCGCGATGCTCCAGGACGAAGGGCTGTCGCTGAGGGCGGAGGACTTCCGGAGCGCGGGCCGGTGGATTACCCCGCCCGCGGTGCCGGTGCGCTTCGACACGCACTTCTACCTGGTGGAGATGCCGCCCAAGGCGCGCGCGGAGCTGTGGCCCGGAGAGCTGTCGGAGGGCGCGTGGATTGCGCCGGACGCGGCGCTGGCGCGGTGGACGGATGGCACCGCGCTCTTGCATCCGCCCGCGGTGCATGCGCTCCAGGTGCTCGGCTCCTTCCAGGATGAAGCGGATGCTCGGGCGCGGCTGTCCACGCCGCCCTACTGCCCCGGCTACATCTCGCAGCGCATCGAGTTCCAGCGGGGCGTGCGCACGGTGGCGCTGGAGACGGCCACGTTGCCGCCCGCGACGCATACCAACGCGTATGTGCTGGGCAACGGCGAGCTGTTGCTGGTGGACCCGGGCTCTGGTGACGTGAAGCAGTACGCCAAGCTGTTGTCGCTGGTGGCGGGGCTGAAGTCGGAGGGGATGAAGCCCGTTGCGGTGGTGTTGACGCACCACCATGGAGACCACGTGGGCGGCGCCCGCGCGGTGAAGGAGCGGCTGGGCATTCCCCTGTGGTGCCATGCGCGCACGGCGCAGGCGTTGGACTTCCCGGCGGAGCGGCTGCTCGAGGACGGCGACGTGCTGGAGCTGGCCGGAGAGGTGCCTCAGCGCTGGCGCGTGTTGCACACGCCCGGGCACGCGCGAGGCCACATCTGCCTGGTGGATGAGCGCAGCCGCGCGGCGGTGGTGGGCGACATGGTGGCGGGCGTGGGCACCATCGTCATCGACCCGCCCGAGGGCAACATGCGCGACTACCTGACTCAGCTCGCCCGCCTGCGCGACTGGCCCGTCACCACGATGTATCCCGCGCACGGCCAGCCGCTGCCCGATGGCCCCTCGAAGCTCCAGGAGTACTTGAACCACCGCGCCCAGCGAGAGGCGCTCATCCTGGAGATGGTTCCGCCCGACGGCATCTCCCTGGCGAGGGTGGTGGAGCTGGCGTACGCGGACACGCACCCGCTGATGCACCCGGTGGCCGAGCGCAGCGCGCTGGCCACGCTGGAGAAGCTGGTGTCCGAGGGCCGCGTGCGCGAGGAGTCGCTGCAGTACTTCCGCGTGGCGACGTGAGCGGCAAGGGGCGCTTCAGAATCAGAAGCGTCCCATCAACCCCAGCCGCGCGCCGTGCTCGGTCATCCCCGCGACGGGCAACAGCCGCACGCCGGTGTCGGCGCGGGACGCAGGCGGGGGCGTCACCACGCGGTTGGCCTGATGGGACATCTCGTAGCCCGTCGTCGCGCCGATGATGGGCATGAGCAAGAGCAGGACGGAGAGCGCCTTGTCGTCCTCGTCGATGCCCAGGATGAACGAGCCCAAGAGCGCGCTGCCCCAGCCGACCAGGCTGCCTCCGGCGGTCGCGAGGAACGTGCCCTGTCCGTCCATCAGCCGTCCGCCCACCCACGTCCCGGCGGGAACACCGATGAGCACGCCCGTGAGGCCACCCACGAGCGAGACGACCTGGCACTCGTCGCAGCCCACCGTGGGCGCGCCCACCAGGTAGCCCACCAGCAGGCCCAGCGCGCCTCCGGCGATGCCGCCCGTCGTCCCCGAGATGAACTCCACCGCCACCCGGGGAACGGTGGCCTCCCGGCCGTCCGCCGGCTTCTGTCCCGACAGGGCCTGGGCCGCCATGTCCGTGCCCGTCCCCGCGGAAGCGGCGGCCTCCTCGAGGCTCCGCGGATTCGCGTACGGGACGTCCTGCGGCGCGGGGACGAGCGGAGGAGGGGACAGCTCGGGAGCGGGGCTTTGCGCGGGCTCGTTCTCGGGGGCGACCTGTGCACGAGCAAAGCCCGTGCTCGACAGGAGCAGGACGGCGAACCCGATGGAGAGCGTGCGCGAAAGCCTCACTCCGACACGCTACCGCAAGCAGAGGGGTGTCGTCGCGTCAACTGGCGGACACTCCGGAGACGGACTCTCCGCGCGCCTTGCGCCGCAGCGCCACCAGGACCAGCGGCACGGCGGCCAGCACCACTTGGGGTAGCAGCGACACGAGGTCCGGATAGAGCCCGAGCAGGTCCACCGTGACGAAGGGCACGGGCACGAGCGGCAGCGCGCCGACTTCCTGGAGCGAGTGCAGCCCCTTGCCCAGGAGCATCACCGCGGTGACGACGAGCACGCCGGTGGACACGTTGAAGAGCGTCTTCATGGGCAGGCGGAAGCCCAGCCGGTTGATGAAGAGGACCAGGAAGCCGAGCGCCACGACGCCCACCAGCGAGCCCCACGCCACGCCCGCCGGAGAGTCCAGCGCGAGGCCCTGGAGGAAGATGGCGGTCTCGAAGCTCTCGCGCAGCACGGCGGTGAAGGCGATGAAGAACAGGCCCACCAGGCTGCCCTTGCCCAGCGCGCCCTGCATCTTCTGGCGCAGCTCTCCCATGAACTGGCTCATGTTGGAGCGTGCGTTGAGCCACAGCGCGGCGTACACCAGCATGACCACCGCGGCCAACGCGGCCACGCCCTCCATCCACTCGCGCTGCGCGCCGGCGAGCAGGTGCCGGCCCAGCACGTAGGCCACGGCGCCCAGCACCAGCGCGGAGACCCAGCCGGCGTGCACCACGCGCACGTGTTCGGTGGCCTTCATCTTCTTGAGCGCCGCCAGCAGCGCCGCGACGATGATGGTGGCCTCGAAGCCCTCGCGCAGCAGGATGAGCACGGTGAGCCACAGCGTGGACATCAGGTCGGACGTGCTGCCGCTGTCCCGGCGCGCCTGGTCCAACAGGGACACCAGCTCCCGGCCCTCGTCCTGCAACTTCGGGCTGCCGCTCTCCGCCGCGAGCCGCGCCGCGAGGAAGCCCTTCTCCAGCTTGCGCACCAGCGCCGCGTCACGCGAGCTGAGCTTGGGCTCCACCGGCTCCAGGCCGTTGAGGTAGGCATCCAGCAGCGCCGCCTTGGCGTTCGCCGCGTTGCCCGCGGCGCCCTGCCGCATGGCCTCCTGCACGCCGTCGCGCGCGGTCATCAGCGAGCGCTCCTCGTCGACCTCGGGCAGCTTGCGGCGCAGGCACGCGAGGTTCTCCGCGCCGAACATCTTCACCAGGTCGTCGTCGGTGGTGTTCGCCAGCCGCTCCAGCGACGCGCGCGGCGGAGTGCCCTCGCACGGCGGCAGCCGCATGGTGAAGGTGTAGAAGGCCAGCGACCAGCGCTCGTCCTCGGTCAGTGTGGGGTAGGCCGGCATGGCCGTGCCAGGTACGCCGAAGCTGGTGGTGTTGAAGGCCTTGTAGGGCGTGAGGCCGCCCATCAGCTCCGCGTTCCGGAAGTTCGCGGGCAGGGGCTCCATGGTGGCGGCGATGGGCAGGTTGGCGCTGCCGTCCGCGGCGTGGCAGGCCGCGCAGTTGGTCTGGTAGAGCTGTTCGCCGCGCTTCAGGTCGGGCGGGTGACGCGGGCTGCGCGCAAGGCCCCCCGCCAGCACCAGGTCCTCCACCAGCGCGCCGCAGTCCCGGCTGACGCCCTCCGCGTCGCGAGACTGGTCCACTCGCGCCTGGATGGCCTTCACCCGGGGAACGAAGACCTCCGCCGCGGCTCCCAGGTCCTGCGCCGCGTCCACGGCCTCCGCCGCGAAGCTCTTCTGCTCCGACAGCTCGAACTCGGACTGGGACGCGATGGCGGCCGGATAGTCCGCCTCCAGGTACTGGAGGATGCCCACCAGGCGATGCCAGGTCCGCTCATCCGAGCCGTTCTCGCCAGCCAGGGCCGGCAAGGGCAACACGAACATCAGGCACAGGGCGGCTCGGACCACATGATTCATCAGACCCCTCTACCAGCGGAGAGGCCGTGGTTTCAATTTTGCGAGTCAATATCGAAATGAGCGTTTCAAGTGGCTGATGGCACGGTGAAGGCGCCCGCGCTGTTGCCAGGGCCTGTCCACTTCGCGACGTCGAGGGAATCGATGCGCAAGCGGGCAAGGCGCCAGTCACCCCCGCGCAAGCGGCCGACCGCGAGGGCGCCGATGCTGAGGGCGCCAATGGCGAGCGCCCCGACGGCGACGGCCCCCAGTGCCGTCGCGCCAATGGTGAGCGCCCGGAAGGCCCGAGGCCTCGTGGCGTGCCTCCGGGCGCGCCACTCGAGCTGGCGGGAGATGCGTGCGAGCGCCACGGCGTTGCCGACGGAGAGCGCGGCGCTGGCCAGGGAGGTGCGGCCCCAGGGGCGGGGCGCGCCTGAGGTCCAGGGGAGTATCAACCGGTGTGAGAGCGAGGTGCCCATGCCCTTCGAGGTGCACACGCTCCCGGCGGGGAACCACCCGCGGGCGTGGGGCTCGCCGCCTGGAGGGCAGGGCGGCGTCAGCGCTCGTAGGTGAGGAACGCGAACGGCGGCTCCCCCTCGGGGTGCTGCTCCTCCTCGACGAGCCGCCAGCCAGACAGGTCCACGTCCGGGAAGAAGACGTCGCCGGGGTACTCCCGGGCGATGCGCGTGAGGTACAGGCGCTGGATGCGCTCCATCGTCTGCGCGTAGAGGTCCGCGCCGCCCGCGATGAAGACCTCGTCATCGCCCTTCGCCTGGGCGAGCTGGAGGGCCTGCTCGACCGAGTGGGCCACCGTGACACCTGGAGGCGCGAAGTCTTGCTGGCGCGTGACGACCAGGGTGGTGCGGCCTGGGAGCGGACGGCCGATGGAGTCGTACGTCTTGCGGCCCATGATGAGCGTGTGGCCCATCGTGAGGCGCTTGAAGCGCGCCAGGTCCGGAGGCAGGCGCCAGGGGAGCTGGTTGTGGGTGCCGATGACGCGGTTGGACGCCATGGCGACGATGGCCGAGAGCTTCATACGGCCACGGGCGCCTTGATGGCGGGGTGGGGCTCGTAGGCTTCCAGCGTGATGTCCTCGTACTTGAAGGCGAAGAGGTCCTTCACGTCCGGGTTGAGGCGCAGGCGGGGCAGCGGCCGGGGCTCGCGCGAGAGCTGCTCGCGGGCCTGCTCGACGTGGTTGAGGTACAGGTGCGCGTCGCCGAGGGTGTGGATGAACTCGTGCGCCTGGAGCCCCGTCACCTGCGCGACCATCATCGTCAGGAGCGCGTAGGAGGCGATGTTGAACGGCAGGCCGAGGAACAGGTCCGCGCTGCGCTGATAGAGCTGGCAGGACAGGCGGCCGTCGGCCACGTAGAACTGGAAGAGGACGTGGCAGGGCGGCAGCTTCATGTCCGGCAGGTCCGCCACGTTCCACGCGCTGACGATGTGACGGCGCGAGTCCGGGTTCTTCTTCAGCCCTTCCACCAGGGCCTTCATCTGGTCGAGGTGCTGGCCGTCGGGCGCGTTCCACGAGCGCCACTGGTGGCCGTAGACGGGGCCCAGCTCTCCCTGGGCGTTGGCCCACTCGTCCCAGATGGTGACGCCCTGGGCCTGGAGCGTGCGCACGTTGGTGTCGCCCGCGAGCATCCAGAGCAGCTCGTGGAAGATGGACTTCGTGTGCAGCTTCTTCGTGGTGACGAGCGGGAAGCCCCGCGTCAGGTCGAACCGCAACTGGGCACCGAAGACGCTCAGGGTGCCCGTGCCGGTGCGGTCGCCCTTCTTCGTCCCGTGCTTCAGGACGTGGTCGAGCAGGTTCAGGTAGGGCTGCATGCGGCCATGCCGTCTAGGCAGGCTTGGGTCGGCAGGCAAGAAGGAACGGCGCGGACTGCACGCTACTCCGCATGTCGCATGTTTCGGCGCGTGCACCGACGCGTTCTCATTGGACGTGTGGCGCGTCCGGCCAGTACAAGCCGTGACATGAAGATCTACACGAAGGCTGGCGACGCGGGCGAGACGGGGCTGTTCGGCGGTGGCCGCGTCGCGAAGGACGACGCGCGCGTGGATGCCTACGGCGAGGTCGACGAGCTCAACGCGGTGCTCGGACTCGCGCGTGCTTCCGCGCAGCTCCCGCAGGAGCTGGACGCGCTGTTGCAGCGCCTCCAGGACCAGCTCTTCACGGTGGGCGCGGTGATGGCGACCCCCGCGGGCACGAAGGCGTCCTCGTACCTGCCGCCGCTCAAGGAGAGCTGGGCGGAGGACATGGAGCACGCCATCGACCGGTTCGAGGCGGAGCTGCCGAAGATGACCCACTTCATCCTGCCCGGAGGCACGCCGGCCTCCGCCGCGCTGCATCTGGCTCGCACCGTGTGTCGCCGCGCCGAGCGCCGCGCCGTCCCGCTGCTGCGCGACGGGACGATTCCCAAGGACGTGGTGGTTTTCTTGAACAGGCTCTCCGACCTGCTCTTCGTCATGGCCCGGGTGGCCAACCACCGCGCCAGTGTCCCGGACGTGAAGTGGATTCCCGAGAAGTCGTCCTAGTGCTCCTGGATTTCCGACGTGTTGCCCACCGCGCATCTTCGTGACCTGGCTCGGTCTGTCGGCTTCGACCTGGTGGGGTTCGCGCGAGCGGAGCCCATTCCTCCCAAGTTCCTCATGGAGTGGCTGGAGGCGGGCTTCGCCGCGGACATGGATTGGATGAAGGAGCGGGCGGACGAGCGCCTGGATGTGACGAACCTGCTCCCCGGCGCGAAGACGGTCATCTCCTTCGTGAACAACTATTGGCGCGACGACGACGAGTCGGTGGGCTCGCCCATCGCCCGGTATGCGCGGGGGCGCGACTACCACTCCACGCTGCGCGACCGGATGAAGGCGTTCCGCAAGGCCATCACCGTGATGTTCCCGGGGCTGGGCTCGTATGGGAGCGTGGACAGCGGCCCGTTGATGGAGAAGGTGTGGGCGGCGCGCGCCGGCCTGGGCTACGTGGGGAAGAATGGCTGCTTCATCACGGAGCCGTATGGCTCGTGGGTGTTGCTGGCCACGCTCATCATCGACGCGGAGGTGGATGCCTACGCTGCGGGGCCCACGGCGGACCGGTGTGGCGCGTGCCGGCGCTGCTTGATGTCATGTCCCACGGGCGCGCTGGTGGGCAACGGCCAGGTGGATGCGCGGGCGTGTCTGTCCTACCAGACCATCGAGAACCGCGAGCAGCAGGTCCCCGAGGCCTTCCGGCTCAAGTTCGACAACCTCATCTTCGGGTGCGACATCTGCCAGCAGGTGTGTCCACTCAACCGCAAGCCGGTGTTCGCCGAGCACCCCCGCTTCGCGCCTCGTGCGGTGGCGGAGCTGGGGACGCTGGAGCTGGCGGGCCTGACCCTGACTCAGTACGAGCAGCTCATCCCGGGAACGGCCTTGGCGCGCGCACGCTACGATGGGCTTCGCCGCAACGCGGTGTATGCGTTGGGAGTGGCCAGGCAAGCGGAGTCGCGGAGCCTGCTCGAAAAGCTCAGCGGCGATTCGAGTGAATTGGTACGTACCGCGGCGCAATGGGCGCTTCGCCAGCTCGACCCCTGAATTCCTCCGCGCAGTCGCTGCGCTGGGTGTACGCCGGTCTCCTCGTCCAGGTCTGCATCAGCGCGGGTACGTACCTCTTCGCGAAGCGGTCCATGGTGGAGCTGCCGCCGCTCACCGTGGTGCTGTGGCGCTTCTATCTCAGCGGGCTGGTGTTCGCGGGGATGCTGGCGCTGATGCCCGCGCCCCGGTTGCCGCCGCGTCACGAGTGGCGCCGCATCTTCATCCTGGGGATGTTGGCCGGGCCGGTGAACCAGGTGTTCTTCTTCACGGGCCTGGCGCGCTCGCCCGCGGCGCACGGCGCGCTGCTGTATGCGCTCACGCCGCTGGGGGTGTACCTGCTGGGGTTGGCCAGGGGCCATGAGCAAGCCTCCCGGCGGACGCTGCTGGGAATCGCCACGGCATTCACCGGCGTGGTGGTGTTGCTCCTGGGACGCGGGTTGGCGGAGGCGAGCGGTTCGGTGGTGGGCGACCTGCTCATCCTGTGCGCGGTGGTGGCGTGGGTCGTCTACACGACGGAGGGCAAGGGCTTCGTCGCCGTTCACGGGCCGCTGCGGGCGACGACGTGGTGCATGCTGATGTCGTCGGTGCTGATGCTTCCGCTCGCGCCGTTCGTGATGGAGACCGAGCGGGTGATGGCCTCCAGCCTGGCGGCGAAGGGCGGCATCCTCTACCTGGGCCTGCTGACGTCCGTGGTGGCGTACCTGCTCTGGTACTACGCGCTGTCGAAGGTGTCTCCGGCGCGCGTAGCCATCTTCTCCAACCTGCAACCCGCCGCGACGGCGCTGGCGGCGTGGGCCTTGTTGGATGAGTCCCTCCACTGGGAGTTGGCGGTGGGCGGAGGGCTGGTGCTGTTGGGCGTGCGGCTCACGCAGATGGCGGTGGCGCCGCCCGCACCGGTGACGCCCCTGCCTTCCGTTCAGGGGCGCCCGGCGGCGTAGCGGCTACTGTGGGTCCCATCCCGCGTTCACCGTCATCTGGTTCAAGTCGCGGACAGTGACGTAGGGGACGAAGCCCGCGGCGCGCGAGCGCGTGTACGCGTCCGAGACGTGCGCGGGTTGGATGGCGTAGTCGGTGGACAGCACCAGCTTGCCCGCGGCCCGGACACGCGCGGCGTTGGCGCGATTCTCCGCGCACCAGTCCGCGCTGCAGGCCGTGTCATCGGACCA from Myxococcus stipitatus carries:
- a CDS encoding GNAT family N-acetyltransferase, whose protein sequence is MDIRPIEGKDREPLAALIRKIETFSPQEVEVAIELVGVALTPGNTDYAILVADRQGELVGYICYGPTPMTEDTYDLYWIASSPEVRGQGVGAALVSAMEGDLRRRNGRLIRVETSATEAYGPTRGFYASMKYGEEARIRDFYKVGDDLIILTKRL
- a CDS encoding D-alanine--D-alanine ligase; amino-acid sequence: MHIILLHNRDHELLQDDPGREAREDVVRVAAALSEALTRGDTVAEPLAVEGDRLDFVDTLRRRQPDLVVNLCESLAADSRGEMAVPCLLDALGMAYTGSSALSLGLALHKPKAKEVLSARGVSTPAFRVVERLEDALAVDLPWPLIVKPAREDASVGVTGDSVVYERSALVRACEAVLRNFHQPALVEQFIPGREIYVPLLGNQPRRALPLTEIHFGRSFEDRPNIVSYSAKWEEGSDEYRDTPAGPCQVDAALEARCVQVALEAFAALDCQDYGRVDLRVSPEGVPYVIDINPNCDLHPSAGFARAAAAAGMDYPALAARLVEVASERAHGHPSHRRKGPGAPRRADSKDRNLLAAGG
- a CDS encoding HD domain-containing protein, translating into MRIRDPIHGTIPVSDSEKAVIDSRHYQRLRYVRQLGFGDLAFPGATHTRHIHSLGAMHVAARVFSAVASRSSLPEDVRERFSTAVRLAVLCHDLGHMPLSHASERIAPKRSLLRLPGWLDSVAEGEQATHEDFTAKILLDSQLTPIIEREFNGRGISPMAAVALITGAKPPKDPGFTWQGVDWTPLLRAIVSGELDADRMDYLLRDSFYTGVNYGRYDMDWIINNLNPAVKDGRAYLALSRAAAFAFEDFLLSRYHMFVSVYLHHTSVSFDHMLRRYYEESPGEFEIPADPEAFLLCDDSALWYTLRRSRNRWAQRIITRQGFKLLAQFTERDAGYDLEVLRGALVSSGFEHYVVESVNVLSKYTSGHGNSSGPSLFIIDASTGRLTEVARYTPLYQRYSGAVRLTRLYVRPDQSQAAHELMGQLLGQAGQS
- a CDS encoding MBL fold metallo-hydrolase; its protein translation is MSERLANLGLGLDFSHVPSEPRGSAVALLYRRVVAGVEVYWVKRGKALAFAGGFYAFPGGKLDAADAEVPVQGATGEEAALRSAAARELFEEAGVLVAEGAEALSQTRLDALRKSLLAGQLGWGAMLQDEGLSLRAEDFRSAGRWITPPAVPVRFDTHFYLVEMPPKARAELWPGELSEGAWIAPDAALARWTDGTALLHPPAVHALQVLGSFQDEADARARLSTPPYCPGYISQRIEFQRGVRTVALETATLPPATHTNAYVLGNGELLLVDPGSGDVKQYAKLLSLVAGLKSEGMKPVAVVLTHHHGDHVGGARAVKERLGIPLWCHARTAQALDFPAERLLEDGDVLELAGEVPQRWRVLHTPGHARGHICLVDERSRAAVVGDMVAGVGTIVIDPPEGNMRDYLTQLARLRDWPVTTMYPAHGQPLPDGPSKLQEYLNHRAQREALILEMVPPDGISLARVVELAYADTHPLMHPVAERSALATLEKLVSEGRVREESLQYFRVAT
- a CDS encoding GlsB/YeaQ/YmgE family stress response membrane protein, with product MRLSRTLSIGFAVLLLSSTGFARAQVAPENEPAQSPAPELSPPPLVPAPQDVPYANPRSLEEAAASAGTGTDMAAQALSGQKPADGREATVPRVAVEFISGTTGGIAGGALGLLVGYLVGAPTVGCDECQVVSLVGGLTGVLIGVPAGTWVGGRLMDGQGTFLATAGGSLVGWGSALLGSFILGIDEDDKALSVLLLLMPIIGATTGYEMSHQANRVVTPPPASRADTGVRLLPVAGMTEHGARLGLMGRF
- a CDS encoding cytochrome c/FTR1 family iron permease, which produces MNHVVRAALCLMFVLPLPALAGENGSDERTWHRLVGILQYLEADYPAAIASQSEFELSEQKSFAAEAVDAAQDLGAAAEVFVPRVKAIQARVDQSRDAEGVSRDCGALVEDLVLAGGLARSPRHPPDLKRGEQLYQTNCAACHAADGSANLPIAATMEPLPANFRNAELMGGLTPYKAFNTTSFGVPGTAMPAYPTLTEDERWSLAFYTFTMRLPPCEGTPPRASLERLANTTDDDLVKMFGAENLACLRRKLPEVDEERSLMTARDGVQEAMRQGAAGNAANAKAALLDAYLNGLEPVEPKLSSRDAALVRKLEKGFLAARLAAESGSPKLQDEGRELVSLLDQARRDSGSTSDLMSTLWLTVLILLREGFEATIIVAALLAALKKMKATEHVRVVHAGWVSALVLGAVAYVLGRHLLAGAQREWMEGVAALAAVVMLVYAALWLNARSNMSQFMGELRQKMQGALGKGSLVGLFFIAFTAVLRESFETAIFLQGLALDSPAGVAWGSLVGVVALGFLVLFINRLGFRLPMKTLFNVSTGVLVVTAVMLLGKGLHSLQEVGALPLVPVPFVTVDLLGLYPDLVSLLPQVVLAAVPLVLVALRRKARGESVSGVSAS
- a CDS encoding dihydrofolate reductase — protein: MKLSAIVAMASNRVIGTHNQLPWRLPPDLARFKRLTMGHTLIMGRKTYDSIGRPLPGRTTLVVTRQQDFAPPGVTVAHSVEQALQLAQAKGDDEVFIAGGADLYAQTMERIQRLYLTRIAREYPGDVFFPDVDLSGWRLVEEEQHPEGEPPFAFLTYER
- a CDS encoding thymidylate synthase, which gives rise to MQPYLNLLDHVLKHGTKKGDRTGTGTLSVFGAQLRFDLTRGFPLVTTKKLHTKSIFHELLWMLAGDTNVRTLQAQGVTIWDEWANAQGELGPVYGHQWRSWNAPDGQHLDQMKALVEGLKKNPDSRRHIVSAWNVADLPDMKLPPCHVLFQFYVADGRLSCQLYQRSADLFLGLPFNIASYALLTMMVAQVTGLQAHEFIHTLGDAHLYLNHVEQAREQLSREPRPLPRLRLNPDVKDLFAFKYEDITLEAYEPHPAIKAPVAV
- a CDS encoding cob(I)yrinic acid a,c-diamide adenosyltransferase codes for the protein MKIYTKAGDAGETGLFGGGRVAKDDARVDAYGEVDELNAVLGLARASAQLPQELDALLQRLQDQLFTVGAVMATPAGTKASSYLPPLKESWAEDMEHAIDRFEAELPKMTHFILPGGTPASAALHLARTVCRRAERRAVPLLRDGTIPKDVVVFLNRLSDLLFVMARVANHRASVPDVKWIPEKSS
- the queG gene encoding tRNA epoxyqueuosine(34) reductase QueG encodes the protein MLPTAHLRDLARSVGFDLVGFARAEPIPPKFLMEWLEAGFAADMDWMKERADERLDVTNLLPGAKTVISFVNNYWRDDDESVGSPIARYARGRDYHSTLRDRMKAFRKAITVMFPGLGSYGSVDSGPLMEKVWAARAGLGYVGKNGCFITEPYGSWVLLATLIIDAEVDAYAAGPTADRCGACRRCLMSCPTGALVGNGQVDARACLSYQTIENREQQVPEAFRLKFDNLIFGCDICQQVCPLNRKPVFAEHPRFAPRAVAELGTLELAGLTLTQYEQLIPGTALARARYDGLRRNAVYALGVARQAESRSLLEKLSGDSSELVRTAAQWALRQLDP